A region from the Lolium perenne isolate Kyuss_39 chromosome 4, Kyuss_2.0, whole genome shotgun sequence genome encodes:
- the LOC127293346 gene encoding uncharacterized protein isoform X2: MPGRRRPRRGRVTQPGNPSTADGGRGCGEGGSSGQSVGADDYVPDVKHRAGADDGQARTVVMAEKEDQVPADSNGRDGAAESNNDQALVAPKGRCFGDEDAPSKFSLLQHDVNDRPCVCDSGAIDGLTFAEEKESQVAADGGRGSAGGNTGEVVMRKDECFLVDAIMNWRMEDVVNSDLFKDNVHQIPLTFTSVQQYLEIHNSLLLEETRANIQLGLFDLAKGPTYHALSVSPTSDPCVFFIDIDLNIPTDCFHIAEDGDLFLLTTQPHGEFDHTSVCFAVAIEVGRYSCFQRGFRVLVSKYHKDFNLRATKYVSFLTNIMGGITLSKAMTSVERRGSSAVESILWIDEKAKTKICSCGELPIAEFSPPNKFSDEQINALKCILSKLRCPHINAPEVLWGPPGSGKTEIAATMLHSLVEWKFRVLVCVPSEKHIIRFLHKFETLFPSFNLSDMLVLNDMNGVEKSNSFANLSLETRVQELYCCTYTWRSWIKELSFVLEMKPYCQDSCYHEGRICKAKNLMVFCLESFRQKISALILDVRKCSKDLIRSLSGKCLLDNDVANIKNLMTELSQLKNLILNDSLTSSDVHWAFEFSSSLHLAEVANRDIAELMNAKRMSCLKLMDILINSFEFPMLEDRNKLEDFYLGHSRIIICTPSCSSRLIHLKLTLFDTLLVDDASQIKEADLLIPLSMTTKHVFLLGDHLDLQATVKSEVCKKAGYDSSLFKRLLNLSCDKMMLTEQYVMHPSISLFVRSHFYEGKVEDAGNVHSHDYNKQLVDEKLPPYCFFDIMDVDELKVKGKSFVESSVIISLLQSLCKGTAFGLFVKVLICLIVEAHGKLFIKMQMNGVLVQN; encoded by the exons ATGCCTGGTCGGCGGCGGCCGAGGCGGGGGCGGGTTACCCAACCTGGTAATCCGTCGACGGCAGATGGGGGCAGAGGGTGTGGCGAGGGAGGAAGCTCGGGTCAGTCTGTCGGGGcggatgactatgtg CCTGATGTGAAACATCGCGCTGGAGCAGATGATGGACAGGCAAGAACAGTGGTGATGGCGGAGAAGGAAGATCAGGTTCCTGCTGACAGTAATGGACGGGATGGTGCTGCTGAAAGTAACAACGACCAAGCTCTGGTTGCTCCAAAAGGAagatgctttggagatgaagatgctCCTAGCAAATTTTCACTTTTGCAA CATGATGTGAATGACCGCCCATGTGTATGTGATTCTGGAGCAATTGATGGACTGACATTTGCGGAGGAGAAGGAAAGTCAGGTGGCTGCTGATGGAGGAAGAGGTAGTGCCGGAGGAAACACTGGTGAAGTTGTGATGAGGAAAGATGAATGCTTTCTAGTGGATGCTATCATGAATTGGAGAATGGAGGATGTTGTGAATTCTGATCTATTCAAGGATAAT GTTCATCAAATACCTCTTACCTTTACGTCAGTTCAACAATACCTAGAAATTCACAATAGTCTATTGCTTGAAGAGACCCGGGCAAACATACAGCTTGGATTATTTGATCTTGCAAAAGGACCAACTTATCATGCTCTTTCGGTATCACCAACTTCTGATCCATGTGTGTTCTTCATTGACATTGATCTCAACATACCTACTGATTGCTTCCATATAGCAGAAGATGGGGATTTATTCCTTCTGACAACTCAGCCCCACGGGGAATTCGATCACACATCAGTTTGTTTTGCGGTTGCCATTGAAGTTGGCCGCTATTCTTGTTTCCAAAGAGGTTTTCGAGTTTTAGTCTCCAAATATCACAAAGATTTTAATCTCCGAGCAACAAAGTATGTTAGTTTCTTAACTAACATAATGGGTGGCATTACTCTCTCGAAAGCGATGACATCTGTTGAGCGTCGAGGTTCTTCTGCCGTCGAGTCAATCCTTTGGATCGATGAAAAG GCCAAAACGAAAATCTGCAGTTGTGGTGAATTGCCAATTGCTGAATTTTCTCCTCCAAATAAATTCAGTGATGAGCAAATAAATGCTCTGAAGTGCATTCTTTCAAAACTCAGGTGTCCGCACATCAATGCCCCTGAAGTTTTATGGGGCCCTCCTGGTTCTGGCAAGACAGAGATAGCTGCTACGATGCTCCATTCTTTGGTTGAATGGAAATTTAGAGTTCTTGTCTGTGTTCCAAGTGAGAAGCATATTATTAGGTTTCTTCATAAGTTCGAAACTCTTTTCCCTTCATTCAACCTCAGCGATATGCTTGTGCTCAATGATATGAATGGCGTGGAAAAAAGCAACAGTTTTGCTAATTTGAGCTTAGAAACCCGAGTTCAGGAGCTCTATTGCTGCACATATACGTGGAGGAGCTGGATTAAGGAGTTATCTTTTGTGCTAGAAATGAAACCCTACTGCCAGGATAGCTGTTATCATGAGGGACGCATATGTAAGGCAAAAAACCTAATGGTCTTCTGCTTGGAATCTTTTAGGCAAAAGATTTCTGCGCTCATATTAGATGTCAGAAAATGTTCAAAAGATTTGATTAGGAGTCTTTCAGGGAAGTGCCTATTGGACAATGATGTTGCAAACATAAAAAATTTGATGACTGAGCTATCACAGCTCAAGAATCTTATATTGAATGACAGTCTAACCAGCTCTGATGTGCACTGGGCGTTTGAGTTTTCTTCCTCTTTACATTTGGCAGAGGTTGCAAATAGGGACATTGCAGAATTAATGAATGCAAAACGAATGAGTTGTCTTAAATTAATGGACATACTCATCAACTCATTTGAGTTTCCTATGTTAGAAGACAGAAACAAACTGGAAGATTTCTATCTTGGACACTCCCGTATCATCATCTGCACTCCTTCCTGTTCCAGTCGCCTCATACACCTGAAGTTAACTCTATTTGATACTTTGTTAGTTGATGATGCCTCACAGATAAAGGAAGCTGACCTACTTATTCCACTATCTATGACAACCAAGCATGTCTTTTTGTTGGGGGATCATTTAGATTTACAGGCTACGGTGAAAAGTGAG GTTTGTAAAAAAGCGGGCTATGATTCCAGCCTTTTTAAACGCCTGCtaaatttatcttgtgacaagaTGATGCTTACCGAGCAATATGTGATGCACCCTTCTATTAGCCTATTCGTGCGTAGCCATTTCTATGAGGGTAAAGTGGAGGATGCCGGTAATGTTCATTCTCATGACTATAATAAGCAGTTGGTGGATGAAAAGCTCCCTCCTTATTGTTTCTTTGACATCATGGATGTGGATGAGCTGAAAGTGAAGGGAAAAAGTTTTGTCGAGTCTTCTGTTATAATCTCCTTGCTCCAGAGCCTCTGCAAAG GCACTGCCTTTGGATTATTTGTGAAGGTGCTAATCTGCTTGATAGTGGAGGCACATGGGAAATTATTTATAAAAATGCAAATGAACGGGGTACTTGTGCAAAATTGA
- the LOC127293346 gene encoding uncharacterized protein isoform X4 encodes MPGRRRPRRGRVTQPGNPSTADGGRGCGEGGSSGQSVGADDYVPDVKHRAGADDGQARTVVMAEKEDQVPADSNGRDGAAESNNDQALVAPKGRCFGDEDAPSKFSLLQHDVNDRPCVCDSGAIDGLTFAEEKESQVAADGGRGSAGGNTGEVVMRKDECFLVDAIMNWRMEDVVNSDLFKDNVHQIPLTFTSVQQYLEIHNSLLLEETRANIQLGLFDLAKGPTYHALSVSPTSDPCVFFIDIDLNIPTDCFHIAEDGDLFLLTTQPHGEFDHTSVCFAVAIEVGRYSCFQRGFRVLVSKYHKDFNLRATKYVSFLTNIMGGITLSKAMTSVERRGSSAVESILWIDEKAKTKICSCGELPIAEFSPPNKFSDEQINALKCILSKLRCPHINAPEVLWGPPGSGKTEIAATMLHSLVEWKFRVLVCVPSEKHIIRFLHKFETLFPSFNLSDMLVLNDMNGVEKSNSFANLSLETRVQELYCCTYTWRSWIKELSFVLEMKPYCQDSCYHEGRICKAKNLMVFCLESFRQKISALILDVRKCSKDLIRSLSGKCLLDNDVANIKNLMTELSQLKNLILNDSLTSSDVHWAFEFSSSLHLAEVANRDIAELMNAKRMSCLKLMDILINSFEFPMLEDRNKLEDFYLGHSRIIICTPSCSSRLIHLKLTLFDTLLVDDASQIKEADLLIPLSMTTKHVFLLGDHLDLQATVKSEV; translated from the exons ATGCCTGGTCGGCGGCGGCCGAGGCGGGGGCGGGTTACCCAACCTGGTAATCCGTCGACGGCAGATGGGGGCAGAGGGTGTGGCGAGGGAGGAAGCTCGGGTCAGTCTGTCGGGGcggatgactatgtg CCTGATGTGAAACATCGCGCTGGAGCAGATGATGGACAGGCAAGAACAGTGGTGATGGCGGAGAAGGAAGATCAGGTTCCTGCTGACAGTAATGGACGGGATGGTGCTGCTGAAAGTAACAACGACCAAGCTCTGGTTGCTCCAAAAGGAagatgctttggagatgaagatgctCCTAGCAAATTTTCACTTTTGCAA CATGATGTGAATGACCGCCCATGTGTATGTGATTCTGGAGCAATTGATGGACTGACATTTGCGGAGGAGAAGGAAAGTCAGGTGGCTGCTGATGGAGGAAGAGGTAGTGCCGGAGGAAACACTGGTGAAGTTGTGATGAGGAAAGATGAATGCTTTCTAGTGGATGCTATCATGAATTGGAGAATGGAGGATGTTGTGAATTCTGATCTATTCAAGGATAAT GTTCATCAAATACCTCTTACCTTTACGTCAGTTCAACAATACCTAGAAATTCACAATAGTCTATTGCTTGAAGAGACCCGGGCAAACATACAGCTTGGATTATTTGATCTTGCAAAAGGACCAACTTATCATGCTCTTTCGGTATCACCAACTTCTGATCCATGTGTGTTCTTCATTGACATTGATCTCAACATACCTACTGATTGCTTCCATATAGCAGAAGATGGGGATTTATTCCTTCTGACAACTCAGCCCCACGGGGAATTCGATCACACATCAGTTTGTTTTGCGGTTGCCATTGAAGTTGGCCGCTATTCTTGTTTCCAAAGAGGTTTTCGAGTTTTAGTCTCCAAATATCACAAAGATTTTAATCTCCGAGCAACAAAGTATGTTAGTTTCTTAACTAACATAATGGGTGGCATTACTCTCTCGAAAGCGATGACATCTGTTGAGCGTCGAGGTTCTTCTGCCGTCGAGTCAATCCTTTGGATCGATGAAAAG GCCAAAACGAAAATCTGCAGTTGTGGTGAATTGCCAATTGCTGAATTTTCTCCTCCAAATAAATTCAGTGATGAGCAAATAAATGCTCTGAAGTGCATTCTTTCAAAACTCAGGTGTCCGCACATCAATGCCCCTGAAGTTTTATGGGGCCCTCCTGGTTCTGGCAAGACAGAGATAGCTGCTACGATGCTCCATTCTTTGGTTGAATGGAAATTTAGAGTTCTTGTCTGTGTTCCAAGTGAGAAGCATATTATTAGGTTTCTTCATAAGTTCGAAACTCTTTTCCCTTCATTCAACCTCAGCGATATGCTTGTGCTCAATGATATGAATGGCGTGGAAAAAAGCAACAGTTTTGCTAATTTGAGCTTAGAAACCCGAGTTCAGGAGCTCTATTGCTGCACATATACGTGGAGGAGCTGGATTAAGGAGTTATCTTTTGTGCTAGAAATGAAACCCTACTGCCAGGATAGCTGTTATCATGAGGGACGCATATGTAAGGCAAAAAACCTAATGGTCTTCTGCTTGGAATCTTTTAGGCAAAAGATTTCTGCGCTCATATTAGATGTCAGAAAATGTTCAAAAGATTTGATTAGGAGTCTTTCAGGGAAGTGCCTATTGGACAATGATGTTGCAAACATAAAAAATTTGATGACTGAGCTATCACAGCTCAAGAATCTTATATTGAATGACAGTCTAACCAGCTCTGATGTGCACTGGGCGTTTGAGTTTTCTTCCTCTTTACATTTGGCAGAGGTTGCAAATAGGGACATTGCAGAATTAATGAATGCAAAACGAATGAGTTGTCTTAAATTAATGGACATACTCATCAACTCATTTGAGTTTCCTATGTTAGAAGACAGAAACAAACTGGAAGATTTCTATCTTGGACACTCCCGTATCATCATCTGCACTCCTTCCTGTTCCAGTCGCCTCATACACCTGAAGTTAACTCTATTTGATACTTTGTTAGTTGATGATGCCTCACAGATAAAGGAAGCTGACCTACTTATTCCACTATCTATGACAACCAAGCATGTCTTTTTGTTGGGGGATCATTTAGATTTACAGGCTACGGTGAAAAGTGAG GTCTGA
- the LOC127293346 gene encoding uncharacterized protein isoform X1 has product MPGRRRPRRGRVTQPGNPSTADGGRGCGEGGSSGQSVGADDYVPDVKHRAGADDGQARTVVMAEKEDQVPADSNGRDGAAESNNDQALVAPKGRCFGDEDAPSKFSLLQHDVNDRPCVCDSGAIDGLTFAEEKESQVAADGGRGSAGGNTGEVVMRKDECFLVDAIMNWRMEDVVNSDLFKDNVHQIPLTFTSVQQYLEIHNSLLLEETRANIQLGLFDLAKGPTYHALSVSPTSDPCVFFIDIDLNIPTDCFHIAEDGDLFLLTTQPHGEFDHTSVCFAVAIEVGRYSCFQRGFRVLVSKYHKDFNLRATKYVSFLTNIMGGITLSKAMTSVERRGSSAVESILWIDEKAKTKICSCGELPIAEFSPPNKFSDEQINALKCILSKLRCPHINAPEVLWGPPGSGKTEIAATMLHSLVEWKFRVLVCVPSEKHIIRFLHKFETLFPSFNLSDMLVLNDMNGVEKSNSFANLSLETRVQELYCCTYTWRSWIKELSFVLEMKPYCQDSCYHEGRICKAKNLMVFCLESFRQKISALILDVRKCSKDLIRSLSGKCLLDNDVANIKNLMTELSQLKNLILNDSLTSSDVHWAFEFSSSLHLAEVANRDIAELMNAKRMSCLKLMDILINSFEFPMLEDRNKLEDFYLGHSRIIICTPSCSSRLIHLKLTLFDTLLVDDASQIKEADLLIPLSMTTKHVFLLGDHLDLQATVKSEVCKKAGYDSSLFKRLLNLSCDKMMLTEQYVMHPSISLFVRSHFYEGKVEDAGNVHSHDYNKQLVDEKLPPYCFFDIMDVDELKVKGKSFVESSVIISLLQSLCKGLKSEIGKLSVAVLCLCSSRIDTIKNRLGTTYASHDRIDLEVNTLDNANESWYDIVILSSVFDTKSELPEGNRINTALTKSRHCLWIICEGANLLDSGGTWEIIYKNANERGTCAKLTSNRISRAMKMLELNDQKRATTTNSSFTGNIMQKPGKEWTWNGRPNNGKDILGSLRDQKNARDTCTLQTTLTTTESLHKFQCSCLDPPQDFPWELCFNDLNSKYEKAAAKKLHLKR; this is encoded by the exons ATGCCTGGTCGGCGGCGGCCGAGGCGGGGGCGGGTTACCCAACCTGGTAATCCGTCGACGGCAGATGGGGGCAGAGGGTGTGGCGAGGGAGGAAGCTCGGGTCAGTCTGTCGGGGcggatgactatgtg CCTGATGTGAAACATCGCGCTGGAGCAGATGATGGACAGGCAAGAACAGTGGTGATGGCGGAGAAGGAAGATCAGGTTCCTGCTGACAGTAATGGACGGGATGGTGCTGCTGAAAGTAACAACGACCAAGCTCTGGTTGCTCCAAAAGGAagatgctttggagatgaagatgctCCTAGCAAATTTTCACTTTTGCAA CATGATGTGAATGACCGCCCATGTGTATGTGATTCTGGAGCAATTGATGGACTGACATTTGCGGAGGAGAAGGAAAGTCAGGTGGCTGCTGATGGAGGAAGAGGTAGTGCCGGAGGAAACACTGGTGAAGTTGTGATGAGGAAAGATGAATGCTTTCTAGTGGATGCTATCATGAATTGGAGAATGGAGGATGTTGTGAATTCTGATCTATTCAAGGATAAT GTTCATCAAATACCTCTTACCTTTACGTCAGTTCAACAATACCTAGAAATTCACAATAGTCTATTGCTTGAAGAGACCCGGGCAAACATACAGCTTGGATTATTTGATCTTGCAAAAGGACCAACTTATCATGCTCTTTCGGTATCACCAACTTCTGATCCATGTGTGTTCTTCATTGACATTGATCTCAACATACCTACTGATTGCTTCCATATAGCAGAAGATGGGGATTTATTCCTTCTGACAACTCAGCCCCACGGGGAATTCGATCACACATCAGTTTGTTTTGCGGTTGCCATTGAAGTTGGCCGCTATTCTTGTTTCCAAAGAGGTTTTCGAGTTTTAGTCTCCAAATATCACAAAGATTTTAATCTCCGAGCAACAAAGTATGTTAGTTTCTTAACTAACATAATGGGTGGCATTACTCTCTCGAAAGCGATGACATCTGTTGAGCGTCGAGGTTCTTCTGCCGTCGAGTCAATCCTTTGGATCGATGAAAAG GCCAAAACGAAAATCTGCAGTTGTGGTGAATTGCCAATTGCTGAATTTTCTCCTCCAAATAAATTCAGTGATGAGCAAATAAATGCTCTGAAGTGCATTCTTTCAAAACTCAGGTGTCCGCACATCAATGCCCCTGAAGTTTTATGGGGCCCTCCTGGTTCTGGCAAGACAGAGATAGCTGCTACGATGCTCCATTCTTTGGTTGAATGGAAATTTAGAGTTCTTGTCTGTGTTCCAAGTGAGAAGCATATTATTAGGTTTCTTCATAAGTTCGAAACTCTTTTCCCTTCATTCAACCTCAGCGATATGCTTGTGCTCAATGATATGAATGGCGTGGAAAAAAGCAACAGTTTTGCTAATTTGAGCTTAGAAACCCGAGTTCAGGAGCTCTATTGCTGCACATATACGTGGAGGAGCTGGATTAAGGAGTTATCTTTTGTGCTAGAAATGAAACCCTACTGCCAGGATAGCTGTTATCATGAGGGACGCATATGTAAGGCAAAAAACCTAATGGTCTTCTGCTTGGAATCTTTTAGGCAAAAGATTTCTGCGCTCATATTAGATGTCAGAAAATGTTCAAAAGATTTGATTAGGAGTCTTTCAGGGAAGTGCCTATTGGACAATGATGTTGCAAACATAAAAAATTTGATGACTGAGCTATCACAGCTCAAGAATCTTATATTGAATGACAGTCTAACCAGCTCTGATGTGCACTGGGCGTTTGAGTTTTCTTCCTCTTTACATTTGGCAGAGGTTGCAAATAGGGACATTGCAGAATTAATGAATGCAAAACGAATGAGTTGTCTTAAATTAATGGACATACTCATCAACTCATTTGAGTTTCCTATGTTAGAAGACAGAAACAAACTGGAAGATTTCTATCTTGGACACTCCCGTATCATCATCTGCACTCCTTCCTGTTCCAGTCGCCTCATACACCTGAAGTTAACTCTATTTGATACTTTGTTAGTTGATGATGCCTCACAGATAAAGGAAGCTGACCTACTTATTCCACTATCTATGACAACCAAGCATGTCTTTTTGTTGGGGGATCATTTAGATTTACAGGCTACGGTGAAAAGTGAG GTTTGTAAAAAAGCGGGCTATGATTCCAGCCTTTTTAAACGCCTGCtaaatttatcttgtgacaagaTGATGCTTACCGAGCAATATGTGATGCACCCTTCTATTAGCCTATTCGTGCGTAGCCATTTCTATGAGGGTAAAGTGGAGGATGCCGGTAATGTTCATTCTCATGACTATAATAAGCAGTTGGTGGATGAAAAGCTCCCTCCTTATTGTTTCTTTGACATCATGGATGTGGATGAGCTGAAAGTGAAGGGAAAAAGTTTTGTCGAGTCTTCTGTTATAATCTCCTTGCTCCAGAGCCTCTGCAAAG GTCTGAAAAGTGAAATTGGGAAGCTCAGTGTTGCTGTACTATGTCTATGTAGCAGCCGAATTGATACAATTAAGAACCGATTGGGCACTACATATGCAAGTCATGATAGAATTGATCTAGAAGTTAATACACTAGATAATGCAAATGAAAGTTGGTATGACATAGTAATCTTGTCATCAGTTTTCGATACTAAATCAGAGCTTCCTGAGGGCAACAGAATAAACACAGCCCTTACAAAATCAAG GCACTGCCTTTGGATTATTTGTGAAGGTGCTAATCTGCTTGATAGTGGAGGCACATGGGAAATTATTTATAAAAATGCAAATGAACGGGGTACTTGTGCAAAATTGACCAGCAACAGGATTTCTAGAGCCATGAAGATGTTAGAACTGAATGATCAGAAAAGAGCCACTACTACTAATTCTTCATTTACAGGAAACATTATGCAGAAG CCAGGGAAAGAATGGACATGGAACGGAAGACCCAACAATGGCAAAGACATTTTGGGTTCCCTTCGAGATCAAAAGAACGCTCGTG ATACATGTACGCTGCAGACTACCTTAACAACAACCGAATCGTTACACAAATTTCAGTGTTCGTGCTTGGATCCGCCACAGGATTTCCCATGGGAGCTGTGTTTTAACGACCTGAATAGTAAATATGAGAAGGCTGCAGCCAAAAAATTGCATCTGAAGAGATAG
- the LOC127293346 gene encoding uncharacterized protein isoform X3, whose amino-acid sequence MPGRRRPRRGRVTQPGNPSTADGGRGCGEGGSSGQSVGADDYVPDVKHRAGADDGQARTVVMAEKEDQVPADSNGRDGAAESNNDQALVAPKGRCFGDEDAPSKFSLLQHDVNDRPCVCDSGAIDGLTFAEEKESQVAADGGRGSAGGNTGEVVMRKDECFLVDAIMNWRMEDVVNSDLFKDNVHQIPLTFTSVQQYLEIHNSLLLEETRANIQLGLFDLAKGPTYHALSVSPTSDPCVFFIDIDLNIPTDCFHIAEDGDLFLLTTQPHGEFDHTSVCFAVAIEVGRYSCFQRGFRVLVSKYHKDFNLRATKYVSFLTNIMGGITLSKAMTSVERRGSSAVESILWIDEKAKTKICSCGELPIAEFSPPNKFSDEQINALKCILSKLRCPHINAPEVLWGPPGSGKTEIAATMLHSLVEWKFRVLVCVPIDDASQIKEADLLIPLSMTTKHVFLLGDHLDLQATVKSEVCKKAGYDSSLFKRLLNLSCDKMMLTEQYVMHPSISLFVRSHFYEGKVEDAGNVHSHDYNKQLVDEKLPPYCFFDIMDVDELKVKGKSFVESSVIISLLQSLCKGLKSEIGKLSVAVLCLCSSRIDTIKNRLGTTYASHDRIDLEVNTLDNANESWYDIVILSSVFDTKSELPEGNRINTALTKSRHCLWIICEGANLLDSGGTWEIIYKNANERGTCAKLTSNRISRAMKMLELNDQKRATTTNSSFTGNIMQKPGKEWTWNGRPNNGKDILGSLRDQKNARDTCTLQTTLTTTESLHKFQCSCLDPPQDFPWELCFNDLNSKYEKAAAKKLHLKR is encoded by the exons ATGCCTGGTCGGCGGCGGCCGAGGCGGGGGCGGGTTACCCAACCTGGTAATCCGTCGACGGCAGATGGGGGCAGAGGGTGTGGCGAGGGAGGAAGCTCGGGTCAGTCTGTCGGGGcggatgactatgtg CCTGATGTGAAACATCGCGCTGGAGCAGATGATGGACAGGCAAGAACAGTGGTGATGGCGGAGAAGGAAGATCAGGTTCCTGCTGACAGTAATGGACGGGATGGTGCTGCTGAAAGTAACAACGACCAAGCTCTGGTTGCTCCAAAAGGAagatgctttggagatgaagatgctCCTAGCAAATTTTCACTTTTGCAA CATGATGTGAATGACCGCCCATGTGTATGTGATTCTGGAGCAATTGATGGACTGACATTTGCGGAGGAGAAGGAAAGTCAGGTGGCTGCTGATGGAGGAAGAGGTAGTGCCGGAGGAAACACTGGTGAAGTTGTGATGAGGAAAGATGAATGCTTTCTAGTGGATGCTATCATGAATTGGAGAATGGAGGATGTTGTGAATTCTGATCTATTCAAGGATAAT GTTCATCAAATACCTCTTACCTTTACGTCAGTTCAACAATACCTAGAAATTCACAATAGTCTATTGCTTGAAGAGACCCGGGCAAACATACAGCTTGGATTATTTGATCTTGCAAAAGGACCAACTTATCATGCTCTTTCGGTATCACCAACTTCTGATCCATGTGTGTTCTTCATTGACATTGATCTCAACATACCTACTGATTGCTTCCATATAGCAGAAGATGGGGATTTATTCCTTCTGACAACTCAGCCCCACGGGGAATTCGATCACACATCAGTTTGTTTTGCGGTTGCCATTGAAGTTGGCCGCTATTCTTGTTTCCAAAGAGGTTTTCGAGTTTTAGTCTCCAAATATCACAAAGATTTTAATCTCCGAGCAACAAAGTATGTTAGTTTCTTAACTAACATAATGGGTGGCATTACTCTCTCGAAAGCGATGACATCTGTTGAGCGTCGAGGTTCTTCTGCCGTCGAGTCAATCCTTTGGATCGATGAAAAG GCCAAAACGAAAATCTGCAGTTGTGGTGAATTGCCAATTGCTGAATTTTCTCCTCCAAATAAATTCAGTGATGAGCAAATAAATGCTCTGAAGTGCATTCTTTCAAAACTCAGGTGTCCGCACATCAATGCCCCTGAAGTTTTATGGGGCCCTCCTGGTTCTGGCAAGACAGAGATAGCTGCTACGATGCTCCATTCTTTGGTTGAATGGAAATTTAGAGTTCTTGTCTGTGTTCCAA TTGATGATGCCTCACAGATAAAGGAAGCTGACCTACTTATTCCACTATCTATGACAACCAAGCATGTCTTTTTGTTGGGGGATCATTTAGATTTACAGGCTACGGTGAAAAGTGAG GTTTGTAAAAAAGCGGGCTATGATTCCAGCCTTTTTAAACGCCTGCtaaatttatcttgtgacaagaTGATGCTTACCGAGCAATATGTGATGCACCCTTCTATTAGCCTATTCGTGCGTAGCCATTTCTATGAGGGTAAAGTGGAGGATGCCGGTAATGTTCATTCTCATGACTATAATAAGCAGTTGGTGGATGAAAAGCTCCCTCCTTATTGTTTCTTTGACATCATGGATGTGGATGAGCTGAAAGTGAAGGGAAAAAGTTTTGTCGAGTCTTCTGTTATAATCTCCTTGCTCCAGAGCCTCTGCAAAG GTCTGAAAAGTGAAATTGGGAAGCTCAGTGTTGCTGTACTATGTCTATGTAGCAGCCGAATTGATACAATTAAGAACCGATTGGGCACTACATATGCAAGTCATGATAGAATTGATCTAGAAGTTAATACACTAGATAATGCAAATGAAAGTTGGTATGACATAGTAATCTTGTCATCAGTTTTCGATACTAAATCAGAGCTTCCTGAGGGCAACAGAATAAACACAGCCCTTACAAAATCAAG GCACTGCCTTTGGATTATTTGTGAAGGTGCTAATCTGCTTGATAGTGGAGGCACATGGGAAATTATTTATAAAAATGCAAATGAACGGGGTACTTGTGCAAAATTGACCAGCAACAGGATTTCTAGAGCCATGAAGATGTTAGAACTGAATGATCAGAAAAGAGCCACTACTACTAATTCTTCATTTACAGGAAACATTATGCAGAAG CCAGGGAAAGAATGGACATGGAACGGAAGACCCAACAATGGCAAAGACATTTTGGGTTCCCTTCGAGATCAAAAGAACGCTCGTG ATACATGTACGCTGCAGACTACCTTAACAACAACCGAATCGTTACACAAATTTCAGTGTTCGTGCTTGGATCCGCCACAGGATTTCCCATGGGAGCTGTGTTTTAACGACCTGAATAGTAAATATGAGAAGGCTGCAGCCAAAAAATTGCATCTGAAGAGATAG